CCCTGACGCAGAAGGTTGGCGTGGTGACGGCTCACCGTCGTGTGGGGGAGTATGATGTCGTTCCTGCGGTCGCGGCCCACGCGCAGGTCCGAAGAGCCGCCGATGTGGTATCCCCCCAGGTACCGGTCGTCCCTGTATACATCCACCCTCATCGAAGTCACTCCTCCCACACGGTTCACGGTTCACGGTTCACGGTTCACGGTTCACAGTTCACACCTCGCTCTACCACTCCCCATGTCTCCTGTCCCCCACCAGTTCGTTCTCGTCCATGCCCAGGGCCAGGCAGCGGGAGAGGATATCGCACGACCATTCGAGGGCGTGGGTGATCTGGAGGCCCTCTTCCAGGTTCCCTCCCACGGCGAACGCTCCATGTCCCCGCACCATAACGATGGGAAAATCCTTGAGCAGGGCAGGCAGTTCCCGTTCGAGGTCGACCGAACCGATGGAGGCGGCCACGCTGAGGACCGGGACCCTCTTGAAATAGTAGCGCCCCTCGTCGTCCACCGGAACGATGTGATCCCGCGTCATGGACAGGGCCGTTGCTGCCCTCGGGTGGGTGTGGACGACGGCAAGGTGCGATGTCGCCGCGTAAATAGCGCGGTGGACACCGACCTCGGTGGAGGCGAGGGCGATCCCGGAATCGTCCACAGCCAGTCCGACCTGCACCAGGTCGTCTCCCGCCAGTTCTCCGAGCATGGCACCCCGGCGGGTTATGACCACGCGATCCCCCAGGCGAACGCTCATGTTGCCGCTGTGGGAGTTGTTAAGAC
The genomic region above belongs to bacterium and contains:
- a CDS encoding class II aldolase/adducin family protein, producing MNIQGEAYTRLTGEFSRVGRILFQAGLNNSHSGNMSVRLGDRVVITRRGAMLGELAGDDLVQVGLAVDDSGIALASTEVGVHRAIYAATSHLAVVHTHPRAATALSMTRDHIVPVDDEGRYYFKRVPVLSVAASIGSVDLERELPALLKDFPIVMVRGHGAFAVGGNLEEGLQITHALEWSCDILSRCLALGMDENELVGDRRHGEW